A region of the Nocardia nova SH22a genome:
CCGCGTGGTGCAGATCAACACCGGCGCCGGATGTCATCTGGACGCTCAGATGGTCCGCCAGGCGCTCGACAGTCTCGAACCGCCGCCCGGGTCGGTGGTGTTCATCGAGAACGTCGGAAATCTCGTGTGCCCGGCTCTGTTCGACCTCGGCGAGCGCGCGAAGGTCGTCATCGTCTCGGTGACCGAGGGCACCGACAAACCGCTGAAATATCCGCACATGTTCGCCGCGGCGGGTCTGGTGCTGATCAACAAGGTGGATCTGCTGCCCTATGTCGATTTCGACCTGGATCGGTGCGTGGAATACGCGCGTTCGGTCAATCCCGGCGTGACGATTCTGCCGGTCTCGGCGACGACGGGCGCCGGCATGGCGGACTGGTATCGGTGGCTGGGCGAGCAGTACCGCTCCGGCGAGATTCCACCCGCGGTTGTCGCAACAAACCGACCGGCCTAAACTGATGTGGTCTGTATCACAGATCGTGACGGCTTCGAGCCGGATCGGCCAGCCCCCGCCCGGTTCGGGAAGGCGGCAAGCTCATGCCCACTCAGGAAGCAGTTCGGGCCGAGGAAACGCTGATACACGTCCTGTGGATCAACGCCGGCCTCAGTTGTGACGGCGATTCGGTGGCGCTGACTGCCGCCACCCAGCCCAGCGTCGAGGAGATCGCACTCGGGGCTCTCCCGGGTCTGCCCAAGATCGCCGTACATTGGCCGCTCATCGATTTCGAGTGCGGCCCCACCGGTGGAGCCGATGATTTCCTGGAATGGTTCTTCAAGGCCGACCGCGGCGAACTCGAGCCGTTCGTCCTGGTCGTCGAGGGATCGATTCCGAACGAGTCATTGCACACCGAGGGATATTGGTGCGGATTCGGTAACAATCCCGAGACCGACCAGCCGATGACCACCAGTGAATGGCTGGATCGGCTGGCGCCGAAAGCGACCGCGGTGGTCGCGGTGGGCACCTGCGCCACCTACGGCGGTATCCACGCGATGGCCGGCAATCCCACCGGCGCGATGGGAGTCCCGGACTATCTGGGCTGGGACTGGAAATCCAAGGCCGATATCCCCATCGTCTGCGTTCCCGGCTGCCCGATCCAGCCCGACAATCTGTCGGAAACGCTGACCTATCTGCTCTATATGGCGACCGGTCAGGCGCCGATGATTCCGCTCGACGAGGCGCTGCGCCCCAAATGGCTCTTCGGTGCGACCGTGCACGAGGGCTGCGATCGCGCGGGCTACTACGAACAG
Encoded here:
- the hypB gene encoding hydrogenase nickel incorporation protein HypB; the encoded protein is MCATCGCGEDSAAVITVPHDHDHDHDHGPGDHHHGHDHGGGHDHGPHTHDGEHEHVHLPATETVTLEEKVLAKNDELAQRNRQWLATQDIVALNVTSSPGAGKTTLLERTVREVPDIPVAVVEGDQETLLDAERIRATGARVVQINTGAGCHLDAQMVRQALDSLEPPPGSVVFIENVGNLVCPALFDLGERAKVVIVSVTEGTDKPLKYPHMFAAAGLVLINKVDLLPYVDFDLDRCVEYARSVNPGVTILPVSATTGAGMADWYRWLGEQYRSGEIPPAVVATNRPA
- a CDS encoding hydrogenase expression protein HypE, which codes for MPTQEAVRAEETLIHVLWINAGLSCDGDSVALTAATQPSVEEIALGALPGLPKIAVHWPLIDFECGPTGGADDFLEWFFKADRGELEPFVLVVEGSIPNESLHTEGYWCGFGNNPETDQPMTTSEWLDRLAPKATAVVAVGTCATYGGIHAMAGNPTGAMGVPDYLGWDWKSKADIPIVCVPGCPIQPDNLSETLTYLLYMATGQAPMIPLDEALRPKWLFGATVHEGCDRAGYYEQGDFADEYGSAKCIVKLGCWGPVVKCNVPKRGWINGVGGCPNVGGICIGCTMPGFPDKFMPFMDEPPGGKLSSTASGLYGSVIRSLRHITGRTVDKEPHWRHKGTTLDTGATRTW